In the Magnolia sinica isolate HGM2019 chromosome 15, MsV1, whole genome shotgun sequence genome, one interval contains:
- the LOC131226894 gene encoding gamma-gliadin-like: MARPTTVLPPPRFSGFCYNYGLEGHTSRFCSRPQRTQYPQRSGSSHQSFRSPQQQTPPFMSQRPPLHPSASQPSSRPPQPYPQRPLQSYSRPPQQGPSSVYQRPPQQPSPQVKPQQYQQSRQGVQTPRPQAQGRVYALVQSGDDTVQPYENLAQQYEGPIQSYDVLAQSEDGATQTYDDAALLYEDPAPPTGGIIQPDIEASSDLVEVISYSLR; this comes from the exons ATGGCCAGACCGACGACAGTACTTCCTCCACCACGATTTTCAGGATTTTGCTATAATTATGGACTCGAAGGCCACACTTCTCGTTTTTGTTCCAGACCACAGCGCACACAGTATCCACAAAGGTCAGGATCTTCACATCAGTCTTTCAGGTCTCCCCAGCAACAGACGCCGCCGTTTATGTCACAGCGACCTCCACTACATCCTTCCGCCTCACAGCCTTCCTCGAGACCACCTCAGCCATATCCACAGAGGCCGCTACAGTCATACTCGAGGCCACCACAGCAAGGACCTTCATCGGTATATCAGAGACCACCTCAGCAGCCGTCGCCACAGGTTAAACCTCAGCAGTACCAGCAGTCAAGGCAGGGAGTTCAGACACCACGACCACAAGCTCAAGGCCGAGTCTACGCTTTAGTACAGTCAGGAGACGACACAGTACAGCCGTACGAAAACTTGGCGCAACAATACGAGGGCCCAATTCAAAGTTATGATGTTCTAGCACAGTCTGAGGATGGAGCGACCCAGACTTATGATGATGCCGCACTCTTATATGAGGATCCAGCACCGCCAACAGGTGGCATTATTCAGCCTGACATCGAAGCTAGCAGCGATTTAGTCGAAG TTATCTCCTACTCCCTTAGATAA